In the Candidatus Stygibacter australis genome, ATTTCACATCAGATGCACCTGTATCAACTAAACTGATGAATGCTTATCCTAATCCCTTCAATCCTGTAACAACAATTGCTTATCAGACCTCAGAAGCTGGTAATGTAAATGTATCAGTTTATAACGTGAAAGGACAGAAGGTAGCAGAACTTGCTAATAATCATCAGGAAGCAGGAACACATAACGTAGTGTGGAATGCTGCCGGAGAGGCAAGTGGGATATACTTTGTAAAGATGACTGCAAGTGGAACAGAACAGATTCAGAAAGTGATTCTGATGAAATAAATCTCTCTCTCCTCTTTACTCAACGAACCGCCCCTCTCTCGGGGCGGTTTTTTGTTAATGCGTACACAGAGCATCCCTGGTCTGGGCGGGGGAAAGACTGGGAGAGTAATGTAAAATGTAAAATGTAAAATTGCATGTAATGTAATGTAAGATTTATTAAGCCGCGAACAAACGCGAACAAGCGCGAACAAACTGAATGTAATATAAGATTTATTAGGCAACGAATAGCCTTCGCAAGCTTACGGCTCATCAAGACAAGACTAACAAAACGAACTGAAGAGATATGGCAAATGTAAAATGTAAAATGTAATGTGATGTAAGATAGTTTTTTTGTTCGCGCTTGTTCGCGTTTGTTCGCGGCTAGAAGAAAGAAAGAAATTTAATCACTGAACACTCTTACTACTCGAAAAAAATCTGCGTATCTATAGCTTCCAGCTCTGGATTGCATAGTGAAACTTATTGGACAAGGAAGGATATTCGGAATTATATTGACAAATATTGATAAGTATTAATGATTAAACAATAAAAGAATGAAGTTACTCTAATAGAGAGTTGAGGAGATATTATGAAAAAAATGATTATACTGGTTTCTCTATTAATTTTGATGGCATCTTTGTATTGCGATGGACCTCATCCAATGTATATGGAGATCAGGAATTCGTTAAATGAAATTCCAGCAGGTGATGATATTACCTTTCAAGCCTGGCTTTTATCCAATCCGGATGATATACTAACAGAAAATGATACGGATTGCTATTATCCTGCTTTTGGTTCAATGGTCAAAGTGAATTGCGGTCAGTTCTCCACCTGGAACAATACTGATATATTACATCTGGAAGTAACTGAAATATCATCTGGTGATAGTGGAACTGGAGAGTTTCAGCTTAATTATAATGCTTCACAATTTTTTTATATGGCTGATGGTGGCATATATCTGGGAGGTGGATTACCACCTGTTATCGAATTACCTGATGAATTTACTACTGACGAAGATGTGGAACTGGTTGTAGATTTTTCAGACTTTGTAACTGGAATATTTACTGGTATCATCGCAACAGGCAATGAGAATATTGATGTTTCTATTTCAGGCAATATGGTAACTTTTGCTGGTGCAGAAAACTGGTCAGGTAGTGAAGTTATAAATTTTGAAGTTACAGGTGTTGAAGAGAATGACAGCGATGATGTAACTGTAGTAGTTAATCCGGTAAATGATGCACCCGTTTCTGCCTTACCTGCGTATTTCCAATTCAATGAAGATGGTAGTTTTACTCAGGATATCAGTCAATATTTCAGTGATATAGAAGGTGATGAACTCAGCTACGCTGTGGAAGGAAGCGAACATATTAGTGCCACTATTACAGGTGCTGATTTATCAATGACAGCAGAGGCTGACTGGAATGGGACGGAATACATCACAATAATGGTCTCAGATGATCAAAGCAGAGAAACTACAACAGTAGAAATGCAGGTGATCGTAAACCCTGTGAATGATGCTCCGGTGCTGAATTTACCGGGGCAATTGACTTTTCAGGCTGGTGCCGAAGCAGTGGCAAATTTCAGTCAGTATATGCTTGATATTGATGGAGATCCATTGTCACTATCAGTATATGGTGAAGATGAACTGGAAGTAGAATTCAATGGCAGCCAGGTTACATTTACTTATCCAGAAAACTGGCACGGTAGTGAGGAAATGATCTTTACGGTAGATGACAATGTATTACGTGCTACGGACAGCGCTACTGTAATAATCAATATATATTATCCAGAAGATACTATCTTATCTTGTAATAACTATGAAATAAATGATGGTCAATCACTCACTGTCCCGATTTTTACAACTGAGATATTTGAAGAATGGTCAATAGTTTCTTATGAGATACATTTTGCTTATGATCCCACAGTATTGTCATATGACGATTTTTCCATTTCTAATTCGATAATGACTGGTGGGGCAGCAGAAGTTGAGGTAGAAAGTCCAGGCTATCTGATAATCAATTATATGCATTATTTACCCATGAGTGGTGCGGGTTTTTTGGTAGAATTGGATTTTGATGCGATATGTTTTGGTGAATCTTCATTAGACATAGTTTCAAGTGTAATTAGTAATCAGGAATTAAGTGGATTTGTAGATGGTGAAGTGATAGTAAATGATATTGGTTTACCTCACCCGCCAGTAGGTGATGCCGGAGATGATTTTGGAGTTGTTTCTGGTTCTGTGGGAACATTAGATGGCAGTGGGTCTTATGACCCTGATGGGGATGATATTACATTTTTATGGGAAGCACCTGCAGATATTATAATTGATGAACCTGCTTCAGCAATTACGCAGTTCACAGCTCCTGTTGTGCTGGATGATACTGATTATATAGTAACGTTGACGGTTTTTGATGGCCAATCTTCTACCTCAGACTTTGTGACAGTAACAGTCAATTATATGAATCATGCCCCGGAAATCAACCTTCCAACCCAATGGGATTTTGATGAAGATGGGCAGTTAGAACTTGATTTTAGTGAATATGTGAGTGATTTTGATGAAGATGATCTTACTCTCGATGTAGAAGGGAATGAAAATATTATTGTGGATATTAGTGATCTGGAAGTAGTTTTGTCGGCAG is a window encoding:
- a CDS encoding T9SS type A sorting domain-containing protein, whose protein sequence is FTSDAPVSTKLMNAYPNPFNPVTTIAYQTSEAGNVNVSVYNVKGQKVAELANNHQEAGTHNVVWNAAGEASGIYFVKMTASGTEQIQKVILMK
- a CDS encoding tandem-95 repeat protein, producing MKKMIILVSLLILMASLYCDGPHPMYMEIRNSLNEIPAGDDITFQAWLLSNPDDILTENDTDCYYPAFGSMVKVNCGQFSTWNNTDILHLEVTEISSGDSGTGEFQLNYNASQFFYMADGGIYLGGGLPPVIELPDEFTTDEDVELVVDFSDFVTGIFTGIIATGNENIDVSISGNMVTFAGAENWSGSEVINFEVTGVEENDSDDVTVVVNPVNDAPVSALPAYFQFNEDGSFTQDISQYFSDIEGDELSYAVEGSEHISATITGADLSMTAEADWNGTEYITIMVSDDQSRETTTVEMQVIVNPVNDAPVLNLPGQLTFQAGAEAVANFSQYMLDIDGDPLSLSVYGEDELEVEFNGSQVTFTYPENWHGSEEMIFTVDDNVLRATDSATVIINIYYPEDTILSCNNYEINDGQSLTVPIFTTEIFEEWSIVSYEIHFAYDPTVLSYDDFSISNSIMTGGAAEVEVESPGYLIINYMHYLPMSGAGFLVELDFDAICFGESSLDIVSSVISNQELSGFVDGEVIVNDIGLPHPPVGDAGDDFGVVSGSVGTLDGSGSYDPDGDDITFLWEAPADIIIDEPASAITQFTAPVVLDDTDYIVTLTVFDGQSSTSDFVTVTVNYMNHAPEINLPTQWDFDEDGQLELDFSEYVSDFDEDDLTLDVEGNENIIVDISDLEVVLSAAANWNGTETLTFIISDNIQRLEAEADVIVNVTSINDSPHADAGMNINGRDGETISLDGSGSWDVETEDLEYIWIAPAGVMLSDPYAINPTFTAPQVVDPTEFEFTLQVSDGDLQDEDVVSVTIQDDEPVLLNVDLLPDNHALFTWFAPGSGGSGQELEQGFEGVILPQGWQNIDNDGDGYGWYIYVQAPHSGSSSAGSQSYHPTAGALTPDNWLISPAIEIGALSELHFWIASQDEYYPNEHYAVLISDSGTELENFDETLIEETMEDNQWVQHTISLTPWAGSIVNIAWRHYDVTDQFMIKLDDVQVLNSGTREVEFSAEFNSEEQTPVGTQSAFRDRDLLGYNVYLDGDSLAFVDIREYEFENVVGEHEAGVQAVYDNGESEIVTLDFNHTANDPDLPMATGLNSIYPNPFNPVAQMEFSLAEAGKVQISVYNVKGQKVVELLNSELDSGSHKITWQADQSPSGLYFVKMTASGTEQIQKVILMK